The genomic DNA AAAACCCGCATGCTCAGCAGCTCATCTGTTGAATAGCCAAGCAGGTCCGCTGCGGCCTGATTTCCTCTCATAATGAATCCCTCTTCATTGATAAGCAGGATAGAGTCTGAGGCATGATCAAAGGCAAACTGGATGAACAGCAGTTCTTTTTCCAGTTCTTCCTTGTCACGGATGGTTGCCATCAGCATTCTGTTTGCCTCCTGCATGGAGCGTGTACGTTCGAGAATGATATCCTCAAGATTCTTATGGTACTGGTTCAGCTGTTCCCTGCAGTGGGCAAGCTCGGTACTATCCCATCCAACCGCATGATAGGCAAGCAGTTTCCCCTTCTCGTCAAGGACGCCACGAACCTCCCATTGTTCCCGTCCAAGCGTCCCGTGGGCGCCGATCATCGTCAGCTCAGCAGTTGTGATCTCTTCAGCAGCCATCTGTTCTTCAAAGAGCGTCTGTATCTCATCATGGGTGTGTGCGGGAAAAAGCGCATGAAACTTCATTCCCCGCAGCTGCTCCTCGCTCCTGCCCGCCCGCTTCGAGAATGCAGCATTACAGAATGTGATTGTTAAATCCGGATTTATATGAACAATGTACTCTTTCTGCCCAAAACTTAGCGCGTTATAGTGCTGCTTCATCATCAAAAGCTCACGTTTTGCCTTTCGCATTGCAGTCTCATCAAAGAACGAGAGGGCTGCCCCGTCCCTCCCAGAGTCAAAAACAACCGGTATACTGGTTATTCTGAGGATGAGATCCTGTTTGCGGATTCTTGACTGAATGGTAATTGATCCGGATTTTCCCTGAACTGCATCATGGCATAGCTCTTCAATGCGCGGATCCTTGAAGAGGGAGATGGGGATATCCTGTATCTCGACACCATACACCACATCAAGCGAACATCCGAGGATTGAAAGAATTCCCTCGGTAATCATGACGGTATTGAGCCGGGAATCGCAGATAATGACTGGTTCTGGCCAGTATGGAATCAGTGAGGAGACAGGAACACGCTGGATGAGAAAATAATTTTTCGCGGTGCCTATCTGCTTCCTGTCCACATCGCCTTTGAGTTTGAGGATGTCCAGGTGCTTTGCTGCGGTGTTGCGGTGTATGTGCAGTGCAGATGATATCTCTGACACGCTCATGCCACGTGGATATCGCTTTAATAAATCCTTAATTTTTATAATCTCTTCTGTCTGGGTATTCA from Methanocalculus natronophilus includes the following:
- a CDS encoding PAS domain-containing protein, which produces MNTQTEEIIKIKDLLKRYPRGMSVSEISSALHIHRNTAAKHLDILKLKGDVDRKQIGTAKNYFLIQRVPVSSLIPYWPEPVIICDSRLNTVMITEGILSILGCSLDVVYGVEIQDIPISLFKDPRIEELCHDAVQGKSGSITIQSRIRKQDLILRITSIPVVFDSGRDGAALSFFDETAMRKAKRELLMMKQHYNALSFGQKEYIVHINPDLTITFCNAAFSKRAGRSEEQLRGMKFHALFPAHTHDEIQTLFEEQMAAEEITTAELTMIGAHGTLGREQWEVRGVLDEKGKLLAYHAVGWDSTELAHCREQLNQYHKNLEDIILERTRSMQEANRMLMATIRDKEELEKELLFIQFAFDHASDSILLINEEGFIMRGNQAAADLLGYSTDELLSMRVFDINPEITPGVWKKMWEGAYPGKRERASAVHRMRNGSVIRVEVSRSFVRFADTMYFCSIARSSQPREEETH